One window of Papaver somniferum cultivar HN1 chromosome 9, ASM357369v1, whole genome shotgun sequence genomic DNA carries:
- the LOC113310353 gene encoding THO complex subunit 4A-like, translating to MSSALDMSLDDLIKNNKKSGGGRGGEGGRGSGGSSRGRGGPGPARRFPNRGANRTTPYSMGKPVHAPDSAWKHDMFSDQAAPFQGGGGGRASGIETGTKLYISNLDYGVSNEDIKELFSEVGDLKKCSIHYDRSGRSKGTAEVVFSRRNDASSAVKRYNNVQLDGKPMKIEIVGTNIGAPGARPPPTNGIIGNPIGAPRSIHGRMGGLITRPRGGAAGGRGFGGRGRGRGRGGRSEPVSADALDADLEKYHTEAMQIN from the exons ATGTCAAGTGCGTTGGATATGTCATTAGATGATCTGATCAAGAACAACAAGAAATCTGGAGGAGGAAGAGGTGGTGAAGGAGGAAGAGGTAGTGGTGGTAGTAGTAGAGGGCGAGGAGGTCCTGGTCCCGCACGTAGATTTCCAAATCGCGGTGCAAACAGGACCACTCCTTATTCAATGGGAAAG CCGGTTCATGCACCAGATTCAGCGTGGAAGCACGATATGTTTTCAGATCAAGCTGCTCCGTttcaaggtggtggtggtggtagagctTCTGGGATAGAGACGGGAACCAAGCTATACATCTCCAACTTGGATTATGGTGTTTCCAATGAGGATATTAAG GAACTATTTTCTGAGGTTGGTGACCTGAAAAAATGTTCTATCCACTACGATAGGAGTGGGAGATCAAAG GGAACAGCAGAAGTCGTCTTTTCACGAAGGAATGATGCTTCTTCAGCTGTCAAGAGATACAACAATGTGCAGCTTGATGGGAAGCCGATGAAAATAGAGATCGTAGGGACAAATATTGGAGCTCCTGGTGCTAGGCCGCCTCCGACCAATGGCATAATTGGAAATCCAATTGGTGCACCCAGAAG TATACATGGAAGAATGGGTGGACTTATTACACGACCCCGAGGAGGTGCTGCAGGAGGCCGTGGTTTTGGAGGCAGGGGACGTGGTCGTGGTAGAGGAGGTCGCAGTGAGCCGGTGTCTGCAGATGCTCTTGATGCCGACCTGGAAAAGTATCATACAGAAGCAATGCAAATAAACTAA